A genomic segment from Verrucomicrobiaceae bacterium encodes:
- the lpdA gene encoding dihydrolipoyl dehydrogenase: MNYDLIVIGGGPAGYVGAIRATQLGKKVACVENDRAGGTCLNWGCIPTKALLKNAELYHTLTHRAEEFGLKIGSIEYDWSKVIGRSRGVSDKLNKGIEFLFKKNKVDYLKGTASIPAAGKVEVTAADGKHETHDAANILIATGAKSRDMPGFPFNGKTVIGSKEAMTLEKQPKSIIVIGAGAIGIEFAYFFNAYGTKVTVVEMLPDILPVEDTEVSKTLEKSLTKAGIRILTNTKVSKTSEDGKGVKITVEGAANETLEADICLVAIGVKPVLPAGIDLKLTERGWLQTDDRYQTSVKGIYGAGDIIGPPWLAHVASYEAVQAVEGMFTKHKPKKVGVFPGCTYCHPQVASIGLTERAAKEKGLKFKIGKFPYQASGKALAAGEPEGFVKIIYGEPHGEIIGAHIIGSESTEMIAEIGLAMNLEATWDEIEATIHAHPTLSEMVKEATEVAKGHPIHV, translated from the coding sequence GTCGGCGCCATTCGCGCAACCCAACTCGGCAAAAAAGTCGCCTGCGTCGAAAACGACCGCGCTGGCGGCACCTGCCTCAACTGGGGCTGCATCCCCACCAAAGCCCTTCTCAAAAACGCCGAGCTTTATCACACCCTCACCCACCGCGCAGAGGAGTTCGGTCTCAAGATCGGCAGCATCGAATACGATTGGTCCAAAGTCATCGGCCGCAGCCGTGGCGTCAGCGACAAGCTCAACAAAGGCATCGAATTCCTCTTCAAGAAGAACAAGGTCGATTACCTCAAAGGCACCGCCAGCATCCCCGCCGCTGGCAAAGTGGAAGTCACCGCCGCAGATGGCAAACATGAGACCCATGACGCCGCGAACATCCTCATCGCCACCGGCGCCAAAAGCCGCGACATGCCAGGATTTCCCTTCAATGGCAAAACCGTCATCGGCAGCAAAGAAGCCATGACTTTGGAAAAACAGCCCAAAAGCATCATCGTCATCGGCGCAGGCGCTATCGGCATCGAATTCGCCTATTTCTTCAACGCCTACGGCACCAAGGTCACCGTCGTCGAAATGCTCCCAGACATCCTTCCCGTCGAAGACACCGAAGTGAGCAAAACCCTGGAAAAAAGCCTCACCAAGGCCGGAATCCGCATTTTGACCAACACCAAGGTCAGCAAGACCAGCGAAGACGGCAAAGGCGTCAAAATCACCGTCGAAGGTGCCGCCAATGAAACACTCGAAGCAGACATCTGCCTCGTCGCCATCGGCGTGAAGCCCGTCTTGCCCGCAGGCATCGACTTGAAGCTCACCGAGCGCGGCTGGCTCCAAACCGACGACCGCTATCAGACCAGCGTCAAAGGCATCTACGGCGCGGGTGACATCATCGGGCCGCCCTGGCTCGCCCACGTCGCCAGCTACGAAGCCGTGCAGGCCGTCGAAGGCATGTTCACCAAGCATAAGCCCAAAAAAGTCGGCGTCTTCCCCGGCTGCACCTACTGCCACCCGCAGGTCGCCAGCATCGGCCTCACCGAGCGTGCCGCGAAGGAAAAAGGCCTCAAATTCAAGATCGGCAAATTCCCCTACCAGGCCAGCGGCAAAGCACTCGCCGCTGGCGAGCCCGAAGGCTTCGTCAAAATCATCTACGGCGAGCCCCACGGTGAAATCATCGGTGCCCACATCATCGGCAGCGAGAGCACCGAGATGATCGCCGAAATCGGCCTCGCCATGAACCTAGAAGCCACCTGGGACGAGATCGAAGCCACCATCCACGCCCACCCCACCCTGAGCGAGATGGTCAAAGAAGCCACCGAAGTGGCCAAAGGGCATCCGATTCATGTGTAA